A genomic segment from Natator depressus isolate rNatDep1 chromosome 19, rNatDep2.hap1, whole genome shotgun sequence encodes:
- the PSMB2 gene encoding proteasome subunit beta type-2 translates to MEYLIGIQGPDYILVGSDTVAASSIVQMKHDHDKMFKMSEKILLLCVGEAGDTVQFAEYIQKNVQLYKMRNGYELSPTAAANFTRRNLADYLRSRTPYHVNLLLAGYDEHEGPALYYMDYLAALAKAPFAAHGYGAFLTLSILDRYYKPSITREEAMELLKKCLEELQKRFILNLPSFSVRFIDKDGIHEVDNIPFPKVSS, encoded by the exons atgGAGTACCTGATCGGCATCCAGGGCCCCGACTACATCCTGGTGGGGTCCGACACGGTGGCGGCCTCCAGCATCGTCCAGATGAAGCACG ACCATGATAAGATGTTTAAAATGAGTGAGAAGATCTTGCTGTTGTGTGTGGGGGAAGCTGGAGACACTGTGCAGTTTGCAGAGTACATCCAGAAAAATGTTCAGCTCTATAAAATGAGAAATG GGTATGAATTGTCTCCAACTGCAGCAGCAAACTTTACACGCAGAAACTTGGCCGACTACCTGCGCAGTCGG ACCCCTTACCATGTCAATCTTCTTTTGGCCGGCTACGATGAACACGAAGGCCCTGCCCTTTATTATATGGATTACCTTGCAGCCCTGGCTAAAGCTCCCTTTGCAGCACATGGATATGGTGCGTTCCTAACCCTGAGCATTCTTGACCGCTATTACAAGCCAA GTATCACACGCGAGGAGGCAATGGAGCTCCTAAAGAAATGTCTAGAGGAG CTTCAGAAACGCTTCATCCTGAACCTGCCTTCTTTCAGCGTCCGGTTCATTGACAAAGACGGCATCCACGAAGTGGACAACATACCCTTTCCGAAAGTGTCATCCTAA